In Aquimarina spinulae, a single window of DNA contains:
- the glp gene encoding gephyrin-like molybdotransferase Glp translates to MIAVEKALELINNSIKKTDVITTIPISKASGYVLAKDVMSPINMPPFRQSAMDGYALGSVEEKKFDLIGEVKAGDDTDPNLEQGKAIRIFTGAPVPSGAKAVIMQEKVDIQNNQVLLQETVLPNANIRPLGEQIKKGDIALPEGTTITAAGVGYLASLGITHVQIYQKPSIAIIATGNELVPPGQTLKYGQIYESNSIMLSTALTKVGFDDISYFKVEDEYDITLALLENTIAHYDAVLISGGISVGDYDFVGKALRALDVDEIFYKVKQKPGKPLYFAKKQGTTIFALPGNPASSLSCFYIYVLPALLKISGYKEYGLKRTSAISNLKYTKKGQRAEFLKAHTEENKVTILDGQASSMLRSFAQSNALVYLPENVTEVNIGDTVQVINLP, encoded by the coding sequence ATGATAGCTGTAGAAAAAGCCCTTGAACTCATCAATAATAGCATCAAAAAAACAGATGTTATCACTACAATACCTATATCAAAAGCATCGGGATATGTACTGGCAAAAGATGTTATGTCTCCCATCAATATGCCGCCTTTTAGACAATCTGCAATGGATGGATATGCATTGGGATCTGTCGAAGAGAAAAAATTTGACCTAATCGGCGAAGTAAAAGCCGGCGACGATACCGATCCTAATCTCGAGCAAGGTAAAGCGATTAGAATTTTTACCGGTGCCCCAGTACCATCAGGAGCAAAGGCTGTTATCATGCAAGAAAAGGTAGACATACAAAATAACCAGGTACTATTACAAGAGACTGTACTGCCTAATGCCAATATTCGCCCTCTTGGAGAGCAAATAAAAAAAGGAGATATCGCACTTCCAGAAGGGACTACAATTACTGCTGCCGGTGTAGGATATCTCGCGTCTTTGGGAATTACCCATGTGCAGATCTATCAAAAACCTTCTATAGCAATCATCGCTACAGGAAATGAATTAGTACCACCGGGCCAAACTCTTAAATATGGACAAATCTATGAGAGTAATTCGATCATGCTATCGACTGCTTTGACTAAAGTAGGATTTGATGATATATCGTATTTTAAGGTAGAAGATGAATATGATATTACTCTTGCTCTTTTAGAAAATACAATAGCTCACTATGATGCGGTTTTAATTTCTGGTGGAATATCGGTTGGGGATTATGATTTTGTAGGTAAAGCACTAAGAGCACTAGATGTTGATGAAATTTTTTATAAAGTAAAGCAAAAGCCAGGAAAGCCGCTTTATTTTGCCAAAAAACAAGGTACAACCATATTTGCGTTACCCGGCAACCCTGCTTCTTCACTAAGTTGTTTTTATATCTATGTACTACCTGCATTACTCAAAATCTCTGGATATAAAGAATATGGCTTAAAACGAACATCTGCTATTTCTAATCTCAAATACACAAAAAAAGGCCAAAGAGCAGAGTTTTTAAAAGCACATACCGAAGAAAACAAAGTAACCATCCTTGACGGACAGGCATCTTCTATGTTACGATCTTTTGCCCAGTCCAATGCCTTGGTTTATCTTCCCGAAAACGTAACAGAAGTTAATATTGGTGATACGGTACAGGTGATCAATTTGCCATAA
- a CDS encoding HmuY family protein, with protein MKKLSILFLVLSTVLISCSSDDDAPTPVPVKSEKISNLEAIQTGGQGTGNPIGGAFTKFDFETGKITTSDTDWDVAFRGTTIAINGGTVTGVAEEPSRNGNVGAAIVTGTFAGVTSAKDVTFSQDADAAFAIPTGSDNGWYNYAGPPTHLISPIPGKILVFKTRNGNYAKVEILSYYQDEDTSKKSQYYTFNYVYNPNKGETSFE; from the coding sequence ATGAAAAAATTATCAATATTATTTTTAGTACTTAGTACAGTACTTATTTCGTGTAGCAGCGATGATGATGCACCTACTCCTGTACCTGTTAAATCTGAGAAAATTTCTAACCTTGAGGCTATACAAACAGGCGGTCAGGGAACTGGAAACCCTATAGGAGGAGCATTTACCAAATTTGATTTTGAAACAGGAAAAATAACTACCAGTGATACCGATTGGGATGTTGCATTTAGAGGTACTACCATAGCAATTAATGGAGGAACAGTTACTGGTGTTGCAGAAGAACCCTCACGTAATGGTAATGTAGGAGCAGCAATAGTTACCGGGACATTTGCAGGGGTAACCAGTGCAAAAGATGTAACTTTTAGTCAAGATGCAGATGCTGCATTTGCGATCCCTACAGGAAGTGATAATGGTTGGTATAATTATGCAGGACCTCCAACTCATTTGATCTCTCCAATCCCTGGAAAAATACTTGTTTTTAAAACCCGTAACGGTAACTATGCAAAAGTAGAAATACTGAGTTATTATCAGGATGAAGATACTTCTAAAAAGTCACAATATTATACATTTAATTATGTGTATAATCCTAACAAAGGAGAAACCTCTTTTGAGTAA
- a CDS encoding TonB-dependent receptor plug domain-containing protein, with translation MRFENLIICILAGFVIVSGYSQEKTIDTTLVNELQEVVLTATRTERQLSSLPLPVTIVSQETIKQSGTIRLNEILNEQTGIITVADESGFEGVQIQGIASDYILILIDGVPLVGRKAGNFDVNRLTVGNIKQVEVVKGPSSSLYGSEALGGVINIITEKPKSDVLSGNASYRIGSYTQQDINVNIKQRIKKLGYSIFANRFSSEGYDLTPDTAGQTVNPFENYTFNGRLYYDFSDQFSLFLSGRLYTQYQDAGFTANTTSFEGDSEEQEWNSHIRLDHKWSDDLTTQYEFYYTNYNAKEELVDSGSGDIVSNSDFDQRLLRPEIRTTYVFKDRSKLTLGVGFQYDELDRTFFDTQVDFNSQYVYAQYDVNFIERLNVIAGARFDNHSEYNNQFSPKLALRYKITDALAAKASIGYGFKAPDFRQLYFDFTNSAVGYTVLGYNVALEKLNELQAQGQILDVVVPESSLQDPLEAENSIGYNAGLTYNEKRWNAELNFFRNDIKNLIDTRVIARKTNGQNVFSYFNFDEIYTTGIEFNTNYRIIDNVRLSAGYQLLYAFDKEKEKQVKNGEVFARDPETNQTVVVSRSEYFGLVNRSRHNANFKVFYDIVSAKANINLRLLYRSKYALFDTNGNDLIDDYDTSFVDGFVTANIAASKTFYENFTLQIGANNLFDYTEDNIPTLPGIQLYAKLNYQF, from the coding sequence ATGAGATTTGAGAATCTGATAATCTGCATTTTAGCAGGTTTTGTTATTGTAAGTGGATATTCGCAGGAAAAAACTATAGATACTACTTTGGTTAATGAGCTACAAGAAGTAGTTCTTACCGCTACCCGAACAGAAAGACAGCTTTCTTCTCTGCCTTTACCCGTTACTATTGTTTCTCAGGAAACAATTAAGCAATCAGGTACCATTAGACTTAATGAAATTCTAAATGAGCAAACAGGGATTATAACTGTTGCCGATGAAAGCGGTTTTGAAGGGGTGCAAATACAAGGGATTGCTTCAGACTATATTTTAATTCTTATAGATGGTGTTCCTCTGGTTGGTAGAAAAGCAGGAAACTTTGATGTAAATCGGTTAACCGTTGGTAATATAAAACAAGTAGAAGTCGTTAAGGGGCCATCTAGTAGCCTTTATGGTTCTGAAGCTTTGGGAGGCGTAATTAATATCATTACCGAGAAACCAAAAAGTGATGTGCTATCGGGAAATGCTTCTTATCGAATAGGCAGTTATACCCAGCAGGATATTAATGTAAATATTAAGCAACGTATTAAGAAACTTGGTTATAGTATTTTTGCAAACCGATTTTCTAGCGAAGGCTATGATCTCACTCCTGATACTGCAGGGCAAACTGTAAATCCATTCGAGAATTATACATTTAATGGCAGGTTATATTATGATTTTTCTGATCAGTTTTCGTTATTTCTGTCGGGTCGTTTATATACGCAATACCAGGATGCAGGATTCACAGCTAATACTACGAGTTTTGAAGGAGATAGCGAGGAACAAGAATGGAACAGTCACATACGTCTCGATCACAAATGGAGTGATGATCTAACTACTCAATACGAGTTTTATTATACGAATTACAATGCCAAAGAAGAACTGGTAGACTCTGGTTCTGGAGATATAGTAAGCAATAGTGATTTTGATCAGCGTTTATTGCGGCCAGAAATACGAACTACCTACGTATTTAAAGATAGAAGCAAGCTTACTCTTGGGGTAGGTTTTCAATACGATGAGTTAGATCGTACTTTTTTTGATACACAAGTAGATTTTAACTCTCAGTATGTGTATGCTCAATATGATGTAAACTTTATTGAGCGATTAAACGTCATTGCGGGAGCACGTTTTGATAATCATTCAGAATATAATAACCAGTTTAGTCCTAAGCTTGCATTGCGGTATAAAATCACAGATGCATTGGCTGCCAAAGCTTCTATAGGATATGGTTTTAAAGCTCCGGATTTTAGACAGCTTTATTTTGATTTTACAAACTCTGCGGTGGGGTATACCGTACTAGGATATAATGTGGCTTTAGAAAAATTAAATGAACTACAAGCTCAGGGTCAAATTCTTGATGTGGTTGTTCCCGAATCATCATTACAAGATCCCCTCGAAGCAGAGAACTCTATAGGATATAATGCAGGATTAACTTATAATGAAAAGCGATGGAATGCAGAACTCAATTTCTTTAGAAACGATATTAAAAATCTAATCGATACTCGTGTTATCGCTCGTAAAACTAATGGGCAAAATGTGTTTAGCTATTTCAATTTTGATGAAATATACACGACAGGTATAGAGTTTAATACCAACTATAGAATAATCGATAATGTAAGATTGAGCGCCGGTTACCAACTACTCTACGCTTTTGATAAAGAAAAAGAAAAACAAGTAAAAAATGGCGAAGTATTTGCTCGTGATCCCGAAACTAACCAAACAGTTGTAGTCTCAAGATCAGAATATTTTGGACTTGTGAATCGCTCGAGGCATAATGCGAACTTTAAAGTTTTTTATGATATCGTTTCCGCGAAAGCGAATATAAATCTAAGGCTGTTATATAGAAGTAAATACGCCTTGTTTGACACTAACGGTAATGACCTTATAGATGATTATGACACCAGCTTTGTCGATGGATTTGTGACAGCAAATATTGCAGCCAGTAAGACTTTTTACGAAAATTTTACACTACAAATAGGTGCAAACAATCTTTTTGATTATACCGAAGATAACATTCCCACTTTACCAGGGATACAATTATATGCAAAACTTAACTATCAATTTTAA
- a CDS encoding choice-of-anchor L domain-containing protein: MMIRNTLFPILVFAFSVSAFSQSKYWDIVSFPQFRNISKTNNNVDPDHYTLLNLDLKSFTTHLQKAPDRNTASRAAGLIVEFPDQNGQLIKFKIQEASILHPDLAVKYPDIKSYMGVALEDASVTIALSVTSLGFHGMILGMPQGTIYIDPYNKDKQYYMAFSKRDLPANLSQFSCEVEETVQSKTATKRNLYGQRNANDGIHRKYRLALACNGEYAQYHVNAAGQGGATDVVKKGIVLGAMNTTMTRVNGIFERELAITMEIIPDNEKIIFLTPGDGFTSNDPSLINQNPSICNTNIGSENYDIGHVFSTGGGGVAGLGVVCGSRKAAGVTGSQNPIGDAFNVDYVAHELGHQFGAPHTFNGTTGACGGGNQNAATAFEPGSGTTIMAYAGICSPQNVQNNSDDYFHAISLHNIYDYISSTSCGILTNISNTAPTASAGSDHTIPYGTAFILEGDSTDPDGDALTYAWEQMDNEQGAVPILPTATQGPMFRSIPPSTAPDRYMPSLPAVIAGNLAPTWGVIPTVARTMNFRLTVRDNNAAGGQNNSDDMVVTVANTGPFLVTAPNTAVTWAANSTQTVTWDVAGTTANGINTTDVIILLSTDGGYTYTNTIATVPNTGTASITVPNLPGTTNRIMIRGSGNIFYDISNADFTITGQNNCMATVPTGLTVATITDTTAEISWNLVTDATYDLRYRKTGDTNWTEVSVTSPPYSLTGLDPATEYEVQIQSKCPDTSTSGYTSSETFTTDAPVCNATVPTGVSVPLGSITTTTALVSWTAVPNATYNVQYKEQNATNWIDLPTTTTPVMLTGLTLSTTYLVRVSSICGGDQSAYSLSAIFTTLTTNPVLVPIDVHPMGDPNSNLSLEELAEDILIGGCAGGVTDIKVVSGSTPNHGNSYGYFTYGGTTDENVEHSFPLKKGIVLTSGSASEVEGPNERGNFSFGDASWTGDSDLKEILDDRLENSFATFNATSITFTFIPAVDKISFDYVFASDEYEDDSCFENSGNLDYQDGFAFIIKGPGITPDRKKDNTLFAHEGKNIALIPGTNLPVSAKTIYDNPSANCIDPNSFPEFYVSHWNSIEKRTNSPIEFDGRTTLLTATSKVTPGETYTLKLVIADRGDHQFDGGVFIQNSIFGDFKVDLGPDINTCAQQTTLTAQGVFDSSMQFEWQLDGIPIPNENTKTLTATQSGTYTVIVTGAKCPGEDEIEVNLSGGLQVGPVKDLEACADQNGQAEFDLTVNDALATNGQTGLTVSYYTTETNADNGVNPITNPTSYTVTSDDTIYVRIVDGNGCSGSNGSNFTVKITALAVDMSITQQSCSGEATLTAVGTFSTAATYAWELDGNVIPNETSNTLTATASGDYTLIVTDGCAGSVTKTVTITSALVVDMTVTQQSCSGEATLAAVGTFSTAATYAWQLDGNPLTETSNTLTATVSGDYTLTVTDGCAGSVTKTVTITSALVVDMTVTQQSCSGEATLAAVGTFSTAATYAWQLDGNPLTETSNTLTATVSGDYTLTVTDGCTGSVTKTVTITSALVVDMTVTQQSCSGEATLAAVGTFSTAATYAWQLDGNVIPNETSNTLTATVSGDYTLTVTDGCSGSVTKKVTITNALVVDMTVTQQSCSGEAMLAAVGTFSTAATYAWQLDGNPLTETSNTLTATVSGDYTLTVTDGCTGSVTKTVTITSALVVDMTVTQQACSGEATLTAVGTFSTAATYAWQLDGNVIPNETSNTLTATVSGDYTLTVTDGCAGSVTKTVTITNALVVDMTVTQQTCSGEATLAAVGTFSTAATYVWELDGNVIPNETSNTLTTTKSGSYTVTVTDICTGSASQNVSITNTPEITTLDDIEICRAYELPVILNGTYYTGSNATGTQLDAGTEIYSSQMIYIYAGIPECNNESSFMITILEGTPPVISAQSVQAFSENNSVTVEVESEGTYEYSLDRGIFQDSNVFEDLTPGAHQITVCSIDGCGCDTIEICIMGYPKYFTPNGDGIHDTWNLNTSGCGAIEIENLYIFNRFGKLIKVLQPGGAGWDGTYNGKRLFSADYWFKVVYKENGVLKEFTANFSLMR, translated from the coding sequence ATGATGATAAGGAACACTCTATTTCCAATATTAGTCTTTGCTTTTTCTGTATCTGCTTTTTCACAATCCAAATACTGGGATATTGTATCGTTTCCTCAGTTCAGAAATATTTCCAAAACAAACAACAATGTTGATCCAGATCATTATACCCTGCTGAATCTTGATCTAAAATCTTTTACTACTCATCTGCAAAAAGCTCCAGACAGAAATACTGCTTCTAGAGCAGCAGGATTGATTGTCGAATTTCCTGATCAGAATGGTCAGCTTATCAAATTTAAAATACAGGAAGCCTCGATACTACATCCTGATTTGGCAGTAAAATATCCTGATATCAAATCCTACATGGGAGTTGCTCTCGAGGACGCTTCTGTTACCATTGCACTTAGTGTGACCTCATTAGGATTTCATGGGATGATTCTGGGTATGCCGCAAGGCACTATATATATTGATCCTTATAACAAAGACAAACAGTACTACATGGCGTTTTCTAAAAGAGATCTGCCGGCAAATTTATCGCAGTTTAGTTGTGAAGTAGAAGAAACCGTACAATCCAAAACGGCTACAAAGAGAAATCTCTATGGACAAAGAAATGCCAATGATGGAATACATAGAAAATACCGCTTGGCACTTGCCTGTAATGGAGAGTATGCACAATATCATGTGAATGCTGCCGGACAAGGCGGAGCTACCGATGTTGTAAAAAAAGGAATTGTTCTTGGGGCAATGAATACTACCATGACACGGGTGAACGGAATCTTTGAAAGAGAACTTGCAATTACTATGGAGATTATTCCTGATAATGAAAAAATTATATTTTTAACTCCCGGAGATGGATTTACTTCTAATGACCCCAGTTTGATTAACCAAAATCCATCAATATGTAATACCAATATCGGAAGTGAAAATTATGATATTGGACATGTGTTTAGTACAGGTGGTGGTGGTGTTGCTGGTTTGGGGGTTGTATGTGGTTCTAGAAAAGCAGCAGGAGTAACAGGTAGTCAAAACCCAATAGGTGATGCCTTTAATGTTGATTATGTAGCTCACGAGTTGGGACACCAGTTCGGAGCTCCTCATACGTTTAATGGAACAACAGGAGCTTGTGGTGGTGGAAACCAAAATGCAGCTACTGCTTTTGAGCCTGGAAGTGGTACAACCATTATGGCATATGCCGGGATTTGTTCTCCTCAAAATGTACAAAATAATAGTGATGATTACTTTCATGCGATTAGTCTTCATAATATATATGATTATATTTCCTCTACTAGTTGCGGAATATTAACTAATATCAGTAATACAGCACCTACTGCCAGTGCAGGTAGTGATCATACGATACCCTATGGGACTGCTTTTATCCTCGAAGGAGATAGTACTGATCCTGATGGCGATGCCCTTACCTATGCCTGGGAGCAGATGGATAATGAGCAGGGGGCTGTGCCGATTTTACCCACTGCTACTCAGGGACCGATGTTTAGGTCAATACCACCGAGTACAGCTCCTGATCGATATATGCCCAGTCTACCGGCAGTGATTGCTGGGAACCTGGCACCCACATGGGGAGTAATCCCCACAGTCGCCCGAACCATGAATTTTAGGCTTACAGTAAGGGACAATAATGCTGCAGGTGGTCAGAACAATAGTGATGACATGGTGGTCACAGTAGCTAATACAGGGCCTTTTCTGGTAACGGCTCCTAATACTGCCGTAACCTGGGCTGCAAATAGTACACAAACAGTAACCTGGGATGTTGCAGGTACTACAGCTAACGGGATCAACACAACCGATGTAATCATCCTATTGTCTACCGATGGAGGATATACCTATACCAATACCATTGCTACAGTACCCAATACAGGAACGGCAAGTATTACCGTGCCGAATCTTCCCGGAACGACCAACAGGATTATGATTCGCGGATCAGGTAATATTTTTTATGATATTTCTAATGCTGATTTTACGATTACAGGACAGAATAATTGCATGGCAACCGTTCCCACAGGATTAACAGTAGCTACAATTACCGATACTACGGCAGAAATATCCTGGAATCTGGTTACCGATGCAACTTATGATTTACGGTATCGAAAAACAGGAGATACTAACTGGACAGAAGTATCAGTAACCTCTCCTCCGTATTCGCTTACTGGATTAGATCCTGCAACAGAATACGAAGTACAGATACAAAGCAAATGTCCTGATACTAGTACTTCGGGATATACATCTTCTGAAACGTTTACTACAGATGCCCCGGTATGTAATGCGACTGTCCCTACAGGAGTATCAGTTCCCTTAGGAAGTATTACTACGACAACTGCACTTGTATCGTGGACTGCGGTACCCAATGCGACTTATAATGTACAGTATAAAGAACAAAATGCTACCAATTGGATTGATCTGCCAACCACTACAACACCGGTTATGCTTACCGGGCTAACATTAAGCACTACCTATCTGGTAAGGGTGAGTAGTATATGTGGGGGGGATCAGTCTGCCTATAGCCTTTCGGCTATTTTTACAACATTAACTACTAATCCGGTTTTAGTACCTATTGATGTACATCCTATGGGAGATCCAAATTCGAATTTGTCATTAGAAGAACTTGCAGAGGATATACTAATAGGAGGTTGTGCAGGAGGGGTAACAGATATTAAAGTGGTATCAGGATCTACGCCCAATCACGGAAATAGTTATGGCTATTTTACATATGGAGGAACAACCGATGAAAATGTAGAACACTCTTTTCCTTTAAAAAAAGGAATTGTACTCACTTCAGGATCTGCATCAGAGGTAGAAGGGCCCAATGAAAGAGGCAATTTTTCATTTGGAGATGCAAGCTGGACTGGAGATTCAGACTTGAAAGAGATTTTGGATGATAGATTAGAGAATTCTTTTGCAACCTTTAATGCGACCAGTATTACATTTACATTTATTCCTGCAGTAGACAAAATATCTTTTGATTATGTATTTGCATCAGATGAATATGAAGACGACTCGTGTTTTGAAAATTCAGGTAACTTAGACTATCAGGATGGTTTTGCATTTATTATTAAAGGCCCTGGAATTACTCCCGACAGGAAAAAAGATAACACTCTTTTTGCACATGAAGGCAAAAATATAGCATTAATTCCTGGTACAAACCTACCAGTAAGTGCCAAAACTATTTATGATAACCCTAGTGCAAATTGTATTGATCCTAATTCTTTTCCAGAATTTTATGTAAGCCATTGGAACTCTATAGAAAAAAGAACTAATTCTCCTATAGAGTTTGACGGTCGTACAACACTATTAACAGCTACATCCAAAGTAACTCCGGGAGAAACGTATACTTTAAAATTAGTAATTGCGGATAGAGGAGATCATCAATTTGATGGAGGAGTATTTATACAAAACAGTATTTTTGGAGATTTTAAAGTAGATCTTGGACCAGATATCAATACATGCGCACAACAAACAACACTTACTGCTCAGGGAGTTTTTGATTCTTCAATGCAATTTGAATGGCAATTAGATGGAATACCTATTCCTAATGAAAATACAAAAACACTTACGGCAACCCAATCAGGTACCTATACCGTTATTGTTACCGGAGCAAAATGCCCGGGAGAAGATGAGATCGAAGTGAATTTAAGCGGGGGACTACAGGTAGGTCCTGTAAAAGATCTGGAAGCTTGTGCAGATCAAAATGGTCAAGCAGAATTTGATCTTACAGTTAATGATGCTCTGGCAACTAATGGCCAAACGGGACTTACTGTAAGTTATTATACCACAGAAACAAATGCTGATAATGGAGTAAACCCTATAACAAACCCTACCTCCTATACAGTAACCAGTGATGATACAATTTATGTGCGTATCGTTGATGGTAATGGTTGTTCGGGTTCGAATGGTAGTAATTTTACAGTTAAGATTACTGCTTTAGCAGTAGATATGTCAATAACTCAACAGTCCTGTTCCGGTGAAGCTACGCTTACGGCAGTAGGAACATTTAGTACTGCAGCTACTTATGCCTGGGAGTTAGATGGTAATGTTATTCCTAACGAAACCTCAAATACGCTTACAGCTACTGCATCAGGCGATTATACCTTAATAGTTACCGATGGATGTGCTGGTAGTGTTACCAAAACAGTTACAATTACCAGTGCCTTAGTAGTAGATATGACAGTAACTCAACAGTCCTGTTCTGGTGAAGCTACGCTTGCTGCTGTAGGAACATTTAGTACTGCAGCTACTTATGCTTGGCAGTTAGATGGTAATCCATTAACTGAAACTTCAAATACGCTTACAGCTACTGTATCTGGTGACTATACGCTCACGGTTACCGATGGATGTGCTGGTAGTGTTACCAAAACAGTTACAATTACCAGTGCCTTAGTAGTAGATATGACAGTAACTCAACAGTCCTGTTCTGGTGAAGCTACGCTTGCTGCTGTAGGAACATTTAGTACTGCAGCTACTTATGCTTGGCAGTTAGATGGTAATCCATTAACTGAAACTTCAAATACGCTTACAGCTACTGTATCTGGTGACTATACGCTCACGGTTACTGATGGTTGTACCGGCAGTGTTACCAAAACAGTTACAATTACCAGTGCCTTAGTAGTAGATATGACAGTAACTCAACAGTCCTGTTCTGGTGAAGCTACGCTTGCTGCTGTAGGAACATTTAGTACTGCAGCTACCTATGCTTGGCAGTTAGATGGTAATGTTATTCCCAACGAAACTTCAAATACTCTTACAGCTACTGTATCAGGAGATTATACGCTCACGGTTACTGACGGTTGTTCTGGCAGTGTTACCAAAAAAGTTACAATTACCAATGCCTTAGTAGTAGATATGACAGTAACTCAACAGTCTTGTTCTGGTGAAGCTATGCTTGCAGCTGTAGGAACATTTAGTACTGCAGCTACTTATGCTTGGCAGTTAGATGGTAATCCATTAACTGAAACTTCAAATACGCTTACAGCTACTGTATCTGGTGACTATACGCTCACGGTTACTGATGGTTGTACCGGCAGTGTTACCAAAACGGTTACTATTACCAGTGCCTTAGTAGTAGATATGACAGTAACTCAACAAGCCTGTTCTGGTGAAGCTACGCTTACCGCTGTAGGAACATTTAGTACTGCAGCTACTTATGCTTGGCAGTTAGATGGTAATGTTATTCCCAACGAAACCTCAAATACGCTTACAGCTACTGTATCAGGTGATTATACGCTCACGGTTACTGACGGTTGTGCAGGTAGTGTTACCAAAACAGTTACGATTACCAATGCCTTAGTAGTAGATATGACAGTAACTCAACAAACATGTTCAGGTGAAGCTACGCTTGCTGCTGTAGGAACGTTTAGTACTGCTGCTACTTATGTTTGGGAGTTAGATGGTAATGTTATTCCCAACGAAACCTCAAATACGCTTACAACTACCAAATCAGGTAGCTATACTGTAACAGTTACCGATATTTGTACAGGCAGTGCATCACAAAATGTTAGCATAACTAATACCCCAGAAATAACCACCTTAGATGATATTGAAATCTGTAGAGCATATGAATTGCCGGTCATTCTCAATGGAACGTATTATACCGGCAGTAACGCAACAGGTACACAATTAGATGCCGGTACCGAGATTTACAGTTCGCAAATGATCTATATCTATGCTGGTATACCAGAGTGTAATAATGAATCTAGTTTTATGATTACGATTTTGGAAGGAACACCTCCGGTTATTAGTGCACAAAGTGTGCAGGCATTTTCAGAAAATAACAGCGTGACGGTAGAAGTAGAAAGTGAAGGTACATATGAATATAGCCTGGATCGAGGTATTTTTCAGGATAGTAATGTTTTTGAAGATTTAACCCCTGGAGCTCATCAAATAACAGTATGTAGTATTGATGGCTGTGGTTGTGATACAATTGAAATCTGTATTATGGGATATCCCAAATATTTTACGCCTAATGGAGATGGGATTCATGATACCTGGAATCTTAATACCAGTGGCTGTGGGGCCATAGAAATTGAAAATCTATATATTTTTAACCGATTTGGGAAATTAATAAAGGTATTGCAACCTGGAGGTGCAGGATGGGATGGCACCTATAACGGGAAGCGATTATTTTCAGCAGATTATTGGTTCAAAGTAGTGTATAAAGAAAACGGTGTATTAAAAGAGTTTACCGCTAATTTCTCATTGATGCGATAG
- a CDS encoding response regulator — protein MFKKVLVTEDLGSISHGIAHILRERTGIDEIQQAQYCDDALLKFRRAISDHTPFDLLITDLSFKESHRERKLASGIELVEAIREIQPNVKVIIYSMEDRPGKIKSFFAEQSIDGYVCKGRYGLNELVKSVTDVFNNIRYVSPQLESAMSKNNVFELQDYDILLLKHLSDGLTQEEIGNHFKKNQISPNSTSSIEKRLNKLKYNFKAKNAIHLVAMTKDLGLL, from the coding sequence ATGTTTAAGAAAGTTTTAGTCACAGAAGATCTTGGTAGTATTAGCCATGGTATCGCGCATATTCTTCGAGAAAGAACTGGGATTGATGAAATACAGCAAGCACAATATTGTGATGATGCTCTGCTAAAATTTAGAAGAGCAATTAGTGATCATACCCCATTTGATCTGTTGATCACAGATCTTTCGTTTAAAGAGAGTCACAGAGAACGAAAATTGGCTTCGGGGATTGAACTTGTAGAAGCCATACGAGAGATCCAACCTAATGTTAAAGTTATTATATATTCTATGGAAGATAGACCCGGTAAAATTAAATCGTTTTTTGCAGAACAGAGCATAGATGGCTATGTATGCAAAGGACGCTATGGACTAAACGAATTGGTAAAATCGGTTACCGATGTGTTTAACAACATTCGATACGTATCCCCACAGTTAGAAAGTGCAATGAGTAAGAATAATGTTTTCGAACTCCAGGATTATGACATTTTATTATTAAAGCATTTGTCTGATGGCCTCACCCAGGAAGAGATAGGGAATCATTTTAAGAAAAATCAAATTTCTCCAAATAGTACCAGCTCTATAGAGAAGCGACTTAATAAATTGAAATATAATTTTAAAGCAAAAAATGCCATTCACCTGGTAGCAATGACCAAAGATTTAGGGCTTTTGTAG